A genomic stretch from Strongyloides ratti genome assembly S_ratti_ED321, chromosome : 1 includes:
- a CDS encoding 7TM GPCR, serpentine receptor class ab (Srab) family-containing protein — protein MFSLINNGILRFAYDDDDKIKTSYYIIRYIQNYSNNLIRFSIWFLIIERILATKKRKTYEKNKNILVIIALLTLDFSFAGIFTNLRNIISIINQNFHQFLFVIDVPLIISLIILRYINRSIRRHENSVILNLTEKYQIIENVKSISKIIHTVCAFVLLSTVDLCIFSIVAEDSMNYQLKTLINFLVKSIVYSIITMHLIYTTYKSDNKKNYVNIFFERFFCKQKRNKIFVSGDKLQQVNTHSVKNIDGLELVQTGTQENYFAYFEKVWK, from the exons atgTTTTCACTGATAAATAATGGTATATTACGGTTTGCatatgatgatgatgataaaattaagacaagttattatataataagatatatacaaaattattcaaataatttgataCGCTTTTCTATATggtttttaataattgaaaGAATTCTTGCaactaaaaaaagaaaaacatatgaaaaaaataaaaatatattagttaTTATAGCCTTATTAACATTGGATTTTTCATTTGCTGGAATATTTACCAATCTACgaaatataatatcaattataaatcaaaattttcatcaatttctttttgttaTTGATGTTCCTCTTATTATATCACTTATCATTCTTAGATATATTAATCGATCAATACGACGTCACGAAAATTcagttatattaaatttaacagaaaaatatcag attattgaaaatgtaaaaagtatatctaaaattatacatacaGTTTGTgcatttgttttattatctaCCGTAgatttatgtattttttcaatagttGCAGAAGACTCAATgaattatcaattaaaaacattgataaattttttagtaaaaagtATAGTTTATTCAATAATTACCATGCACCTAATTTACACAACATACAAaagtgataataaaaaaaattatgtcaatatcttttttgaaagatttttttgtaaacaaaaaagaaataaaatatttgtatctGGAGATAAGTTACAACAAGTAAATACACATtcagttaaaaatatagatgGTTTAGAACTTGTCCAAACTGGAACacaagaaaattattttgcatattttgaaaaagtttggaaataa
- a CDS encoding Cap-specific mRNA (nucleoside-2'-O-)-methyltransferase 1, with amino-acid sequence MDLNDSSHRLNRKRIKTTDEDEEDEADYKKKPSIGFKILEKMNFEGKGLGKFGQGVTDDIEVQNPIGRRGLGHQIHSRIEIDFNESEEVKTIEETPEWCSKCDNAFEKTNLIDDSWIIIDKPKEKIEDETRYCSSETLLKMLEGKNVFDHMSDRDLNFARLRANPYENVKGAFFQNRAAMKMANLDKIYGWLLSGETVKEERLSKNPLDLEIDELHRKNNDREKPLFYFADVCAGPGGFTEYLLWRKSFYNAKGFGFTLIGDCDFNLNKFTAASPMYFHPFYGVERDGDVMNPDNLVSLQQFVGEGTNGDFCDLVMCDGGFNVSGKENIQEILSKRLYLCQFIAGLSLCRQSTENTKGGNYVSFENISLHKCHTSRPANSERYIVCKNLKPWGGTIIKDYLMSINKKLNDFERKGLSNVKDILEIVPEEVIYNDEQFYNYIVNHNENVAQRQTFYLNKYAKYAQNSTKRDKDQETIRNECLQYWEIPKRPKIVINNHNNPGKSYNDCCEYMIKLLHSNTFCPTNIEKLPKSVEDTFFKVASHEAKRRRMEEIRFNFTPILSERGILSSSRDGVFRLLSSGKFVKIAELNHIIPFDSFVYYEKTPLFKKAHGRMIEAYSSVDTSYRIIDAAIISGDYIADEPYDKRMASIKKMCQAVSKSKGESKRSNENMSRREKELNEKISNNKNSKSRFPKKPPTPLDNEDTILASDLYKISDIDNILNNIEIHCYNQKYMAFLKIENDFYIPISGLRFFNILKKYNQWYYSESNKNLYMVNFEKKQTYLEGHVANNPKIFYNSFYDMFLMESKNFANVFSWQWSINNNTSIKTLIENDCVLKSYFNFNSLSDE; translated from the exons atggaTTTAAACGATAGTAGTCATCGTCttaatagaaaaagaataaaaacaACAGATGAGGATGAGGAGGATGAAgctgattataaaaaaaagccAAGTATTGGTTTTAagattttagaaaaaatgaattttgaaGGAAAAGGTTTAGGAAAATTCGGACAAGGTGTAACAGATGATATAGAAGTTCAGAATCCCATTGGACGTAGAGGTCTAGGTCATCAAATACATTCTCGTATTGAAATAGATTTTAATGAATCTGAAGAAGTTAAAACAATTGAAGAAACTCCAGAGTGGTGTTCAAAATGTGATAATGCATttgaaaaaacaaatttaattgatGATTCATGgattattattgataaaccTAAAGAGAAAATTGAAGATGAAACTAGATATTGTTCCTCagaaacattattaaaaatgcttgaaggaaaaaatgtttttgatCATATGAGTGATAGAGATTTAAATTTTGCCAGACTAAGGGCAAATCCATATGAAAATGTTAAAGGAgctttttttcaaaatagaGCTGCTATGAAAATGGCtaatttagataaaatttatggTTGGTTATTAAGTGGTGAAACAGTTAAGGAAGAAAGATTGAGTAAAAATCCTTTAGATCTAGAAATTGATGAATTACATCGCAAAAATAATGATAGAGAAAAacctttattttattttgcaGATGTTTGTGCTGGACCTGGTGGTTTTACAGAATATCTTTTATGgagaaaaagtttttataatgCGAAAGGTTTTGGATTTACTTTAATTGGTGACTgtgattttaatttaaataaatttactgCTGCTTCACCAATGTACTTTCATCCATTTTATGGTGTTGAAAGAGATGGTGATGTTATGAATCCAGATAATTTAGTTTCTCTTCAACAATTTGTTGGAGAAGGAACTAATGGTGATTTTTGTGATTTAGTTATGTGTGATGGTGGATTTAATGTTTCaggaaaagaaaatattcaagaaattttatcaaaacgTTTATATTTATGTCAATTTATTGCAGGATTATCTCTTTGTCGTCAAAGTACTGAAAATACAAAAGGTGGTAATTATGTTT catttgaaaatatttctcTTCATAAATGTCATACTAGTCGCCCTGCAAATTCTGAAAGATATATTGTTTGCAAAAATCTCAAACCATGGGGTGGtacaattattaaagattatttaatgagtataaataaaaaattaaatgattttgaaAGGAAAGGTTTAAGTAATGTAAAAGATATACTTGAAATTGTTCCAGAAGAAGTAATTTATAATGAtgaacaattttataattatattgtaaATCATAATGAAAACGTTGCACAACGTCAAACtttttacttaaataaatatgCTAAATATGCTCAAAATTCTACTAAACGTGATAAAGATCAAGAAACTATTAGAAATGAGTGTCTTCAGTATTGGGAAATTCCAAAAAGACcaaaaatagttattaataatcataataatCCTGGTAAATCATATAATGATTGTTGtgaatatatgataaaattattacatagTAATACATTTTGCCCAACAAATATTGAAAAACTTCCTAAATCTGTAGAGGATACATTTTTCAAGGTGGCGAGTCATGAAGCTAAAAGGAGGAGAATGGAAGAAATTAGATTCAATTTTACTCCCATTCTATCAGAAAGGGGAATTCTTTCATCATCCAGAGATGGTGTTTTTAGATTATTGAGTTCTggaaaatttgtaaaaattgcAGAACTTAATCATATAATACCATTTGATAGTTTCGTTTACTATGAAAAAACAccactttttaaaaaagcaCATGGAAGAATGATAGAAGCTTATTCTTCTGTTGATACTTCTTATAGAATTATTGATGCTGCCATAATTAGTGGTGATTATATTGCTGATGAGCCTTATGATAAAAGAATGGCttcaataaaaaagatgTGTCAGGCAGTGTCAAAGTCAAAAGGTGAATCAAAGAGAAGTAATGAAAATATGAGTAGAAgagaaaaagaattaaatgaaaaaatatcaaataataaaaatagcaAAAGTCGTTTTCCTAAAAAACCACCTACACCTTTAGATAATGAGGATACAATTTTAGCATCCGATTTGTATAAGATATCcgatattgataatatacttaataatattgaGATACATTgttataatcaaaaatacATGGCATTTTTGAAGAtagaaaatgatttttatataccTATATCAGGTTTGAGGTTTTTTAACATCTTAAAGAAGTACAATCAATGGTACTATAGTGAAAGtaacaaaaatttgtatatggttaattttgaaaaaaaacaaacgTATCTCGAAGGGCATGTAGCAAATAAtccaaaaattttttataattctttttatgatatgtttttaatggaatcaaaaaattttgctAATGTTTTCTCATGGCAATGgtcaattaataataatacttcaATAAAAACTTTGATTGAAAATGACTGTGTTTTAAAGTCATATTTCAACTTTAATTCCCTTTCAgatgaataa
- a CDS encoding Cell division control protein 2 cognate yields MAFGLNDNRNVLREFTNSEKIGEGTYGVVYKATWGARNMEIALKKIFLDKSEDGIPSTCLREVSILKELKHPNIVTLFDCVISENKLFMIFEYLDNDLKMVLDKLENRKMPLSYVKYSGFQLLNGLAYCHVRRIIHRDLKPQNILVSNKGIVKLADFGLARSFTIPQRNYTNEVVTLWYRPPEIILGEEYYSSGVDVWSLGCILVECFRGVALFQGDSEMDQLFKIFKLFGTPNNSIWPGVESLRDYQEQFPKWKPKKISEVYPDIQDSFEDLLSKMFSYKPQSRLLVNSALNHSFFRDLDISLPPISSLFNKKSS; encoded by the exons atGGCTTTTGGATTGAATGACAATAGGAATGTTTTGCGTGAATTTACTAACTCAGAAAAAATTGGTGAAGGTACCTATGGTGTTGTTTACAAAGCCACTTGGGGAGCCAGAAATATGGAAAtagcattaaaaaaaatttttcttgataa AAGTGAAGATGGTATTCCTAGTACATGTTTAAGAGAAGTttctatattaaaagaattaaaacaTCCTAATATTGTTACTTTATTTGACTGTGTAATTagtgaaaataaattatttatgatttttgaatatttggATAATGATCTAAAAATGGTACTTGATAAGTTGGAAAATCGGAAAATGCCTTTATCATATGTAAAA tacTCTGGAtttcaattattaaatgGTCTCGCTTACTGTCATGTACGGCGAATTATACATAGAGATTTAAAGccacaaaatattttagtctCTAATAAAGGGATCGTAAAGTTGGCTGATTTTGGATTGGCTCGTTCATTTACAATTCCACAAAGAAATTATACTAACGAGGTAGTAACATTATGGTATAGACCACCAGAAATAATATTAGGTGAAGAGTATTATTCATCTGGGGTTGATGTATGGTCCTTGGGTTGTATACTTGTTGAATGTTTTAGAGGTGTTGCATTATTTCAAGGAGATTCTGAAATGGATCAATTGTTTaagatttttaaactatttggTACACCAAATAACAGTATATGGCCTGGAGTTGAAAGTTTACGAGACTATCAAGAACAATTTCCTAAGTGGAAACCAAAGAAGATTTCAGAAGTATATCCAGATATTCAAGATTCTTTTGAAGATCTTTTAAGTAAAATGTTTTCATACAAACCACAATCTAGACTTTTAGTTAACTCTGCTCTAAATCATAGCTTTTTTAGAGATCTTGACATATCACTACCTCCTATTTCatctttatttaacaaaaaatctTCCTAA
- a CDS encoding GH16429p, whose product MRPCIFIHGPKSSGKSSIRKVVFEKMSPNETIILPTIPVNNRDYINNSFINLELFEFPDGSIFESSNDDLSPRKNLKRCEAFIFIIDAQGDVDEALKLLSKEILEAYNINGEIYFEILIHKIDGINEEARMDIKRKIFQYIQDWMIEEEIDDIKINYHMTSIFDHSIFEAFSKIVQKLLRKIGSFESFLDMFNQGTNIEKSFIFDLTSKVYIATDSAPVDMATYELCCDMIDVAIDVSTIYGKNKSGITFNEYSAAQFTLRTKQVLFMRPINKYLALLAIARTENCENESTINFNLKEFRSCVYDVLEIAKKKMSKKIEGNTCC is encoded by the exons ATGAGACcatgtatttttattcatgGTCCAAAGAG ttCAGGGAAATCTTCTATAAGAAAAGTTGTTTTTGAGAAAATGTCTCCAAATGAAACAATAATTCTTCCAACTATTCCTGTAAATAATAGGGATT atattaacaattcttttataaacCTCGAGTTATTTGAATTTCCTGATGGTAGTATTTTTGAATCATCTAATGATGATCTTTCACCTAGAAAAAATCTTAAACGTTGTGAggcttttatatttataattgatGCTCAAGGTGATGTAGATGAAgctttaaaattactttctAAGGAAATATTAGAAGCCTACAATATAAATGGAGAAATATACTTTGAGATTTTAATTCATAAAATTGATGGTATAAATGAAGAGGCTAGAATggatattaaaagaaaaatttttcaatatattcaGGATTGGATGATTGAAGAAGAGATtgatgatattaaaattaattatcatATGACTTCTATTTTCGATCATTCTATTTTTGAAGCATTTAGCAAGATAgttcaaaaattattgagAAAAATTGGTTCATTTGAAAGTTTTTTAGATATGTTCAATCAAGGAACAAATATCGAAAAAAGTTTCATTTTTGATCTTACTTCGAAAGTCTACATTGCAACAGATTCAGCACCTGTTGACATGGCTACATATGAACTTTGTTGTGATATGATTGATGTAGCAATTGATGTATCTACAATTTATGGGAAAAACAAAAGTGGTATAACATTTAACGAGTACTCTGCAGCTCAATTTACATTACGTACAAAACAAGTTTTGTTCATGAGACCAATAAACAAATATCTGGCTTTATTAGCTATAGCACGAACCGAGAATTGCGAAAACGAAAGTAccataaattttaatcttaAAGAATTCAGAAGT TGTGTATATGATGTCCTAGAAATTGCCAAAAAGAAGATGTCAAAGAAAATTGAAGGAAACACATGTTGTTAG
- a CDS encoding Proliferating cell nuclear antigen — protein MFEAKLPQAATLKKVVDAIKDLVQDAPFDCSETGMSLQAMDSSHVALVSLKMDVSLFDTYRCDRTINVGLSLATMAKALKCANNDDSCHIRHDDDDHDNVTFTFKDAKKERTQEVTVRLVDLDNEHLGIPEQEYSVVLQMPSSDFMKTCKDLSMFSDTLCIAANKSSIEFSATGDNGSSKVTYNKSSSLDDDEENGGGIVLEVKTPVKINFSIKYMNQFTKATPLGEVVKISMCNGVPVIVEYPFGSDDRSSLSFFLAPKIDDDVKMEA, from the exons ATGTTTGAAGCAAAACTTCCACAAGCAGCTACTCTCAAGAAAGTTGTTGATGCTATCAAGGATTTGGTTCAAGATGCTCCATTTGATTGTAGTGAAACAGGCATGAGTCTTCAG GCTATGGATTCATCCCATGTTGCATTGGTTTCTCTAAAAATGGATGTATCATTGTTTGACACATATCGCTGTGATAGAACTATCAATGTTGGTTTATCTTTGGCTACAATGGCTAAGGCTCTTAAGTGTGCAAACAATGATGATTCTTGTCACATTCGTCATGACGATGATGACCATGACAACGttacttttacttttaaagaTGCCAAGAAAGAAAGAACACAAGAAGTTACTGTACGCTTGGTTGACCTAGACAATGAACATCTTGGAATTCCTGAACAAGAGTACAGCGTTGTCCTTCAAATGCCCTCATCTGATTTTATGAAAACTTGTAAGGACCTTTCTATGTTTTCTGATACATTATGTATTGCTGCAAACAAGTCATCTATTGAATTTAGCGCTACCGGAGACAATGGGTCGTCAAAGGTTACATACAACAAATCATCATCATTGGATGATGATGAAGAAAATGGCGGAGGTATCGTTCTTGAGGTCAAAACACCGGTGAAGATTAATTTCtctattaaatatatgaatCAATTTACTAAGGCAACACCACTTGGAGAGGtagtaaaaatttctatGTGCAATGGTGTACCAGTTATTGTGGAGTATCCATTTGGTTCTGATGACCGAAGCTCATTGTCATTCTTTTTAGCCCCCAAGATCGATGATGATGTGAAAATGGAAGCTTAA
- a CDS encoding Epidermal growth factor-like domain-containing protein: MVEISSEDYNNLELYHIANSGVNGTCIHNPCKNDALCFYTTSLNDYFCQCSTCYSGPFCDKESCNSEDVNLSYFKNLKMIRLNESSYYAIALLFIIFIVAVWRSIKLYKRFETNSKESKSEKFEKEYYLDDQESMTTNLLMS; the protein is encoded by the coding sequence atggtTGAAATTTCTTCAGAAGATTACAACAATTTAGAACTGTATCACATAGCTAATTCAGGAGTTAACGGAACTTGTATACATAATCCTTGTAAGAATGATGCGTTATGTTTTTATACAACTTCATTGAATGACTATTTTTGCCAATGTTCCACTTGCTATTCTGGTCCATTTTGTGATAAAGAATCTTGTAATAGTGAAGATGTCAActtaagttattttaaaaatttgaaaatgataCGACTTAACGAATCTAGTTATTATGCTATTGCTCTcctctttattatttttattgtagcAGTTTGGcgttcaataaaattatacaaaagaTTTGAAACAAATAGTAAAGAATCAAAAAGcgaaaaatttgaaaaagaatattacTTAGATGATCAAGAATCAATGACaactaatttattaatgagttaa
- a CDS encoding Zinc transporter ZIP2: MSDIILQVVLAIIMLLVTIFAGLIPLKICKKLMSKSGQFNQFSSKIMTLLTCFGGGVFMATCFLDIFPHMLEEYEEVEKLLNQKFSYPFPQFFACVGFFLVYAIEEFSIKIFGIKHSHDHNVFPETPKSSTTDDKFCIADEKNEQIKEDYYTFRSHHDAIDESISYMSKAEPKESSILKTITFTFVMSFHSLLEGFALGIQDTKANIFTLFISLILHKGIEAFTVGLQITKENTSRIKFVLITIILYGAMTPLGTLIGVGFKNANINETSKAIVCNLLEAFACGTFIYVTFLEILAVEKNKEKYPIWKLFAIFLGFAVIAAFQGFDNLFLEDESSFE, encoded by the exons atgagtgatattattttacaagtAGTATTAGCTATAATTATGTTACTTGTCACAATTTTTGCTGGATTGAtaccattaaaaatatgtaaaaaattaatgtcaAAAAGTGGACAATTTAATCAATTTTCATCAAAAATTATGACATTATTGACATGTTTTGGTGGAGGTGTATTTATGGCTACATGTTTCTTAGATATCTTTCCACATATGTTAGAAGAGTATGAAGAggttgaaaaattattaaatcaaaaattttcttatccATTTCCTCAATTTTTTGCCTGTGTaggattttttttagtttatgCTATAGAagaattttcaattaaaatttttggtaTAAAACATAGTCATGATCATAATGTTTTTCCAGAAACACCAAAATCATCCACAACTGATGACAAATTTTGTATTGCggatgaaaaaaatgaacaaATAAAAGAAGATTATTATACATTTAGATCTCATCATGATGCAATTGATGAATCAATATCATATATGTCAAAAGCAGAACCAAAGGAATctagtattttaaaaacaataactTTTACATTTGTTATGAGTTTTCACTCATTATTAGAAGGATTTGCTTTAGGTATTCAAGATACAAAagcaaatatatttacattgtttatttcattaattttacataaaGGAATTGAAGCATTTACAGTAGGACTTCAAATAACAAAGGAAAATACTAGTAGAATTAAATTTGTCttaataacaattatattatatggTGCTATGACACCATTAGGAACATTAATAGGTGTTGGATTTAAG AACGCCAATATCAATGAAACATCAAAAGCTATAGTATGCAATCTTTTAGAGGCATTTGCATGTGgaacatttatatatgttacatttttagaaatacttgctgttgaaaaaaataaagaaaaatatccAATTTGGAAATTATTTGCAATATTTTTAGGTTTTGCAGTTATTGCTGCATTCCAAGGTTTCGATAACCTTTTTTTGGAAGATGAAAGTAGttttgaataa
- a CDS encoding ATPase, AAA-type, core domain and P-loop containing nucleoside triphosphate hydrolase domain-containing protein, with translation MTKFFPIFNCKNVPKKNINQVQSEELNTTKYDIENGRKSIKRKAPGCEINNDCKVVENITILEGTFDEITFDDSNDVICYNKIHKPESRKKKISEEIIIINEIPQKECKNILKKEKSAVYNKNKMYMKEIDYAPYSKLYHVPQDTNYHSVPSTYKFFFSDKTKITKENITLSDISNNTPNNGTNSFYIGYCPTLEETSKIYYSSMNEFMQSWYRYGAEARDLKYLDYNLLSSALKPDVISDFLTNSNNVEKLRTWMKTWKDKITNPFLFNKKKTECMEDDSDGSMDSINYMEIPFNPLIITGPSGIGKRSSIKFVAKELGFNLISLGCDEKRNSSLLTTKLSGAISNFGIKSSKEVMQNFFQSASTQKKEDKKKLGLTCVVIEDVDVIFDDDDGFWFTIKNFCTDSKIPIILTCNHKENPVKEFSKFPTFNYRKNVLQFEHIGINILTNFLQSLIFGSYKYYLNRIYLKQIIKEMKTDIRAILNHLHFVLSTGLQPIFNKNSYYISDNICFFKKSYLMNEILDLTSTNDIKYLPDFSEEYNKEIYQSYCEYTVNTDKTNGEELLNSIEYLDIINNLKDIRFSDNSSKTELATDILHALKIIDEVFESKTVRRGAKTRRHPFTRLGEMIKYPIIANIIRLKIKYISI, from the exons atgactaaattttttccaatatttaattgtaaaaatgttcctaaaaaaaatattaaccaAGTTCAATC ggAAGAATTAAATACTACTAAATATGACATCGAAAATGGACGTAAAAGTATCAAGAGAAAAGCACCAGGAtgtgaaataaataatgattgtAAAGTTGtagaaaatattactattttagAAGGTACTTTTGATGAAATTACATTTGACGATTCTAATGATGTTATCTGttacaataaaatacatAAACCAGAAtctaggaaaaaaaaaattagtgaagaaattataattataaatgaaattcCTCAAAAAGagtgtaaaaatattttaaaaaaagaaaaaagtgccgtttacaataaaaataaaatgtatatgaAAGAGATTGACTATGCTCCATATTCTAAATTATATCATGTTCCACAGGATACAAATTATCATAGTGTTCCATcaacatataaattttttttttctgataaaacaaaaattacaaaagaaaatataacattaagTGATATTTCCAATAATACTCCGAATAATGGAActaattcattttatattgGTTATTGTCCAACACTAGAAGAAACATCTAAAATATACTATTCTTCGATGAATGAATTTATGCAATCATGGTATAGATATGGAGCTGAAGCAAGAGATCTTAAGTATCTTGACTACAATTTACTTTCTTCTGCATTAAAACCTGATGTTATTTCAGATTTTCTTACTAATTCAAACAATGTAGAGAAATTGAGAACGTGGATGAAAACATGGAAAGACAAAATAACCAAtccatttctttttaataaaaagaaaactgAATGTATGGAGGATGATAGTGATGGTTCAATGGATTCAATTAATTATATGGAAATTCCTTTTAATCCGTTAATAATTACGGGTCCTTCGGGTATCGGAAAAAGATcatcaataaaatttgttgCCAAAGAATTAGGATTCAATTTAATTTCACTAGGTTGTGACgaaaaaagaaatagtaGTTTATTGACTACAAAATTATCTGGTGCCATCTCTAACTTCGGTATAAAAAGTTCCAAAGAGGTGatgcaaaatttttttcaatctgcttcaacacaaaaaaaagaagataaaaaaaaattagggTTAACATGTGTTGTAATTGAAGATGTTGATGTTATttttgatgatgatgatggtTTTTggtttacaataaaaaatttctgcACTGACTCTAAAATtccaataattttaacttgTAATCATAAAGAAAATCCAGTGAAagaattttcaaaatttccTACATTTAACTAtagaaaaaatgttttacaaTTTGAACATATTgggataaatattttgactaattttttacaatcatTGATATTTGGTTCTTACAAGTACTATTTAAATAGGATATACTTGAAACAGATAATAAAAGAGATGAAAACAGACATCAGAGCAATACTCAATCATCTTCATTTTGTATTAAGCACTGGTTTACAAcctatatttaacaaaaattcatattatattagtgataatatttgtttttttaaaaaatcctATTTAATGAATGAAATTTTAGATCTTACCAGTACCAATGATATTAAGTATCTTCCTGATTTTTCAGAAGAGTATAACAAAGAAATTTACCAATCATATTGTGAATATACAGTTAATACAGATAAAACAAATGGCGAAGAATTACTTAACTCAATTGAATATTTAGATATTATTAACAATCTTAAAGATATACGGTTTAGTGATAACTCATCAAAGACAGAACTAGCAACTGACATTTTACATGCACTAAAGATTATTGACGAAGTTTTTGAATCTAAAACAGTTAGGAGAGGTGCAAAAACAAGACGGCATCCATTTACAAGACTCGGTGAAATGATCAAATACCCCATTATTGCGAATATAATCCGTTTGAAAATTAAGTATATTTCTATATAG
- a CDS encoding Nuclear hormone receptor HR96 yields the protein MRVDWISESSTNSRRDSISSSFSSITDISSRNSICSDTKKRGNANKVCRICGDVAYSYNFNCVSCESCKAFFRRNALRPKEFKCPFNGKCEVNIVSRRFCQKCRLEKCFKLGMKKELILTEEERELKNKMVREKRAKIKKEKENAERKKLEYALKNSSQSETSVDSKKKCVCKCNCGKYTNEIPLEEVLLSYIKIANEKNKIDYIEPSNFQKTLSYYKTLTPILSPIPSPDKISSNIQQSNYNIQHPTIPQSAQMIINNALTNFNINDFKKPAITLNNQLFNSLLARGAIKPLYVNNNVNNFSNNFY from the exons atgcgCGTTGATTGGATTTCTGAATCATCTACAAATTCAAGAAGAGACTCTATTTCTAGTTCTTTTTCTTCTATAACTGATATAAGTAGTCGAAATTCTATATGTAGTGATACTAAAAAAAGAGGTAATGCAAATAAAGTTTGTAGAATTTGTGGTGATGTTGCTTatagttataattttaattgtgtTTCATGTGAATCATGTAAG gcATTCTTTAGAAGAAATGCATTAAGAccaaaagaatttaaatgTCCATTTAATGGAAAATGTGAAGTTAATATAGTTTCACGAAGATTTTGTCAAAAATGTCGCCtagaaaaatgttttaaattaggtatgaaaaaagaattaattttaactgAAGAGGAAagagaattaaaaaataagatgGTTCGTGAAAAAAGAGCTAAAATtaagaaagaaaaagaaaatgctgagagaaaaaaattagagtatgctttaaaaaattcttctCAATCAGAGACTTCAGTTGATTCAAAGAAAAAATGTGTATGTAAATGTAATTGTGGTAAATATACTAATGAAATACCATTAGAAGaagtattattatcatatattaaaatagcaaatgaaaaaaataagatagaTTATATTGAGCCATCTAATTTTCAGAAAACTTTATCATACTATAAAACTTTAACACCTATTTTATCACCTATACCATCTCCAGACAAGATATCTTCTAATATCCAACAatctaattataatatacaaCATCCAACTATTCCTCAGTCAGCACAAATGATTATCAATAATGCATtgacaaattttaatattaatgattttaaaaaaccagcaataactttaaacaatcaactttttaatagtttaCTTGCTAGAGGAGCTATTAAACCActatatgtaaataataatgtgaATAATTTCAGTAATAATTTCTATTaa